From one Lycium barbarum isolate Lr01 chromosome 6, ASM1917538v2, whole genome shotgun sequence genomic stretch:
- the LOC132599047 gene encoding pentatricopeptide repeat-containing protein At2g15690, mitochondrial-like gives MSSSLMAIRRTRISIFSSSHNKVRLLYSSSSDPKTLTLKSSHSKTLTTFAAQNDVQIPPNTSDSHGVPQNRWNNHPNNNQMNMPYTRYQNPNQGYSNYGNVNPSQGYANPGQGYSQSPNNVQNQNISYRPSPGEPRNYPPPGNVNQWNNQNQGGFRQQGNPNAAPSYSQGGYQNQEHVQTPNRNQNYPQPNQNQNYAPRVNQGQVDPQAQRGPPGSGFPMNNQSHNQPQVVHNQVPSGAPMPTVDLISFCQEGKVKEVIEHMEQGVVADAQCFEMLFELCANSKKLEDAKKVHDYFLRSKFRGDLRLSNKIINMYSKCGSMTDARRVFDHMRDRDMDSWHLMINGYALNGLGDDGLTLYDQMREMGMKPNEETFLYVFEACASADAIDEAFVHFESMKTEYGIAPQVEHYLGLMGVLGKCGHLAEAEEYISKLPFEPTAAVWEALMNYARIHGDIDLEDRAEELMVGLDPSKAVANKIPTPPTKKQLAINMLEGRNRVAEFRNPTLFKDDEKLRAAMKEQAYVPDTRYVLHDIDQEAKEQALLYHSERLAIAYGLISTPARTPLRIIKNLRVCGDCHNAIKIMSRIVGRELIVRDNKRFHHFKDGKCSCGDYW, from the coding sequence ATGTCTTCTTCTCTAATGGCAATTCGCAGAACTCGAATATCCATTTTCAGTTCTTCACACAACAAGGTACGTTTATTATACTCCTCTTCTTCCGACCCTAAAACCCTAACCTTAAAGTCCTCGCATTCGAAAACCCTAACAACATTCGCAGCACAAAACGATGTTCAAATTCCCCCAAATACATCTGATTCACATGGGGTTCCGCAAAACAGGTGGAATAATCATCCCAATAATAATCAGATGAATATGCCGTATACTCGGTATCAAAATCCTAATCAGGGTTATTCAAATTATGGAAATGTTAATCCTAGTCAAGGATATGCTAATCCTGGTCAGGGTTATAGCCAAAGCCCTAATAATGTTCAAAATCAGAACATTTCGTATAGGCCAAGCCCCGGTGAGCCTCGAAACTACCCGCCACCTGGCAATGTCAaccaatggaataatcaaaatcaAGGCGGCTTTAGGCAACAGGGAAATCCTAATGCTGCTCCAAGCTATTCACAAGGTGGATATCAGAATCAAGAACACGTACAAACTCCGAATAGAAATCAGAATTATCCGCAGCCTAATCAGAATCAAAATTATGCTCCACGAGTAAACCAGGGTCAAGTGGATCCTCAGGCACAGAGGGGCCCACCGGGAAGTGGGTTTCCTATGAATAATCAATCACATAACCAACCCCAGGTTGTGCATAATCAAGTCCCGAGTGGTGCTCCTATGCCTACTGTTGATTTAATTAGCTTTTGTCAAGAGGGTAAAGTTAAGGAGGTTATTGAACATATGGAACAGGGGGTAGTTGCGGATGCGCAATGTTTTGAGATGCTCTTTGAGTTGTGTGCCAATTCTAAGAAACTTGAAGATGCTAAAAAGGTGCACGATTACTTTTTGAGATCAAAGTTCAGGGGTGATCTTCGTTTGAGCAATAAAATTATTAATATGTATTCCAAGTGTGGAAGTATGACAGATGCGCGCAGAGTTTTTGATCATATGCGTGATAGGGATATGGACTCGTGGCATTTGATGATAAATGGATATGCATTGAATGGGTTGGGGGATGATGGGTTGACATTGTATGATCAGATGCGGGAGATGGGAATGAAGCCAAATGAGGAAACTTTTCTTTATGTTTTCGAGGCTTGTGCTAGTGCAGATGCCATTGATGAGGCTTTCGTGCACTTCGAGTCGATGAAGACTGAGTATGGAATTGCTCCACAGGTGGAGCACTATTTAGGACTTATGGGTGTTCTAGGAAAATGTGGACATCTTGCTGAGGCAGAGGAATATATATCGAAGCTTCCATTTGAACCAACAGCAGCTGTCTGGGAAGCATTAATGAATTATGCCCGTATACACGGCGATATTGATCTTGAGGATCGAGCTGAGGAGTTGATGGTTGGTCTTGACCCATCTAAGGCTGTTGCTAATAAGATTCCCACTCCGCCAACAAAGAAGCAGTTAGCAATTAATATGCTTGAGGGAAGAAATAGAGTAGCTGAGTTTCGTAATCCAACCCTCTTCAAGGATGATGAGAAGTTGCGGGCTGCAATGAAAGAACAAGCTTATGTGCCTGATACCAGATATGTCCTTCATGATATTGATCAGGAAGCCAAGGAACAGGCTCTGCTATACCACAGCGAACGTTTAGCCATTGCATATGGTCTGATTAGTACTCCTGCTAGAACACCTTTACGTATCATAAAGAATCTCCGTGTATGTGGTGATTGTCACAATGCCATCAAGATCATGTCAAGGATTGTTGGGCGAGAGTTGATTGTCAGGGATAACAAGCGGTTTCATCATTTCAAGGATGGAAAATGCTCTTGTGGTGATTATTGGTGA
- the LOC132599049 gene encoding calmodulin-like protein 30 — MSKPSFLDFQYNLSKRSFLRKPTRMFTRERQNSRSLSVYQPSIDELKKVFDRFDSNKDGKISPDEYKAILKAMGKKSLLTREVQKIFDVADADGDGFIDFNEFVEVQKKEGGVNTRDLQSAFHTFDSDRDGKISVQEVYELQKGLGQRCSLQDCRKMVKAVDANGDGVIDLDEFVTMMTRTMTLS; from the coding sequence ATGTCAAAGCCGAGCTTTCTTGATTTCCAATACAACCTCTCAAAGAGAAGTTTCCTGCGTAAGCCAACTAGGATGTTTACTAGAGAGAGGCAGAACTCACGTTCGTTATCTGTTTACCAACCTAGTATTGATGAGCTAAAGAAAGTTTTTGATAGATTTGATTCAAACAAAGACGGCAAGATTTCACCAGACGAGTACAAGGCTATACTAAAAGCCATGGGGAAGAAGAGCCTCCTTACCAGGGAAGTTCAAAAGATTTTCGACGTTGCAGATGCTGATGGTGATGGATTTATTGATTTCAATGAGTTTGTGGAAGTGCAGAAGAAGGAAGGCGGAGTTAATACTAGGGATTTGCAGAGTGCTTTCCACACTTTTGACAGCGATCGCGATGGAAAGATCAGTGTGCAGGAAGTGTACGAGTTGCAGAAGGGGCTCGGACAACGATGCAGCCTTCAAGATTGCAGGAAGATGGTGAAGGCAGTGGATGCAAATGGAGATGGTGTGATTGATTTGGATGAATTCGTGACTATGATGACTCGCACTATGACACTTAGTTAG
- the LOC132599048 gene encoding protein disulfide-isomerase SCO2 produces the protein MLPTIINPRSIFTLANTSISLFPSNKPTTFIRCQAAADPPAGGPSWFNFGAAANAAAAPGVGRISQNSDEIADKRIGNDKKTKVNAKERRWSRNRESYLGDDREPLPLPMTYPDTSPCSPDEIDRRLRCDPIIEDCKEVVYEWTGKCRSCQGSGLVSYYNKRGKETICKCIPCAGIGYVQKITLRTDIDVMVDLDDKPP, from the exons ATGTTGCCTACGATAATAAATCCTCGTTCAATCTTCACTCTTGCAAATACTTCAATTTCTCTTTTTCCATCTAATAAACCCACCACCTTCATTCGTTGCCAGGCCGCTGCTGACCCACCAGCCGGCGGCCCCTCGTGGTTCAACTTCGGGGCCGCCGCCAATGCCGCAGCAGCACCTGGGGTTGGCAGAATTAGCCAAAACTCCGATGAAATTGCTGATAAGAGAATTGGGAATGATAAGAAGACGAAAGTGAATGCTAAGGAAAGGCGTTGGTCACGTAATAGAGAGAGTTATTTGGGTGATGATAGAGAACCTCTTCCTCTTCCTATGACTTACCCTGATACTTCTCCTTGTTCCCCTGACGAAATCGACCGCCGCCTCCGCTGTGATCCTATTATTgag GATTGCAAGGAAGTCGTCTATGAGTGGACTGGAAAATGTCGGAGTTGCCAAGGGTCAGGACTTGTTAGTTACTATAACAAAAGGGGGAAGGAGACCATCTGTAAATGCATACCTTGCGCTGGAATCG GTTATGTGCAGAAAATAACACTACGCACGGATATTGATGTGATGGTGGACTTGGATGACAAACCACCTTGA
- the LOC132644682 gene encoding GDSL esterase/lipase At1g28600-like, giving the protein MASRCSTHHLLILALLCSCLLVVYSFSLAKEDELLGPFNAIYYLGDIGDSSSSSAADHIAVTLNLPSPQPHTQHGTEFFESGLNFATPGATIMSPFFFLKNGIKPPPHSHDLTQIVTFMKFFYKDCFSFHDCGKNKVLRKALIFMDQPGINDYKQAFLNGKSISEASHLVPEVVETIKNSVERLIIEAEAKTIMVSGILPLGCFPGFRTLFPEGDSMGKNRCHKGLNLFSKLHNDHLSQAIMELRLKYPEVHIIYADYYKAFMAVLKNHAFLGFNTETLMKACCGSGDGPFNFDAKKKCGEKGAATCSKRASYLHWDGFRLTPEALENLIDTLFSKKGFIFPEFKFEEETAAAVTRHHSRIHGGVRNMSSIVRHLLFV; this is encoded by the coding sequence ATGGCTTCCCGTTGCAGTACCCATCATTTGTTGATCTTGGCATTACTCTGCTCTTGTCTTCTTGTTGTTTATTCTTTTTCTCTGGCGAAAGAAGATGAACTACTTGGTCCCTTTAATGCCATTTATTATTTGGGAGATATCGGCGACTCTTCATCTTCATCAGCTGCTGATCATATTGCTGTAACCCTCAATCTGCCTTCTCCACAACCCCACACCCAACATGGCACTGAATTCTTCGAGTCCGGTCTTAATTTTGCCACCCCTGGAGCTACCATCATGAGCCCTTTTTTCTTCCTAAAGAATGGTATCAAACCACCTCCGCATTCTCATGACCTAACTCAGATTGTCACTTTCATGAAGTTCTTCTATAAAGACTGCTTCTCTTTTCATGACTGTGGCAAAAACAAGGTTCTTCGGAAAGCTCTCATCTTTATGGATCAACCTGGAATTAACGACTACAAACAGGCCTTCTTAAATGGAAAATCTATTTCCGAGGCGTCTCATCTTGTGCCTGAAGTGGTGGAGACCATTAAGAATTCAGTGGAAAGACTCATCATTGAAGCTGAAGCCAAAACTATAATGGTTTCTGGAATTCTACCCTTGGGGTGCTTTCCAGGTTTTCGGACTTTGTTTCCCGAGGGCGATTCAATGGGCAAAAACAGATGTCACAAGGGATTGAATCTGTTCTCGAAGCTTCACAACGATCACCTTTCACAAGCAATTATGGAGTTGCGTTTGAAATACCCTGAAGTTCACATCATATACGCAGATTACTACAAAGCATTCATGGCTGTTCTTAAAAATCACGCCTTTCTGGGATTCAATACAGAGACTTTGATGAAGGCGTGTTGTGGCAGTGGTGATGGTCCATTCAACTTTGATGCGAAGAAGAAGTGCGGTGAGAAAGGAGCTGCTACGTGTTCTAAGAGGGCTTCGTATTTACATTGGGATGGATTTCGTCTGACTCCAGAGGCTTTGGAGAACCTGATCGATACACTCTTCAGCAAAAAAGGATTCATATTCCCAGAATTCAAGTTTGAAGAAGAAACAGCAGCAGCAGTAACAAGGCATCATTCCAGGATTCATGGGGGAGTTAGAAACATGTCTTCAATTGTTAGGCATTTACTTTTCGTCTAA
- the LOC132600233 gene encoding probable LRR receptor-like serine/threonine-protein kinase At1g67720 — protein sequence MSTCIFLLWLVSIPLTIHATINVDQPHGFLLNCGGSEKIKQDSLTYAPDDNYIKTGNKSEIKQEGLVPLLSSVRYFPDDVEKKFCYHLPVNRGRKMLIKTIYYYGGFDGGKEPPIFDQIIDGTKWNINTSADYAEGLSSYYEVIMVAHNKVLSICFAKNEHTTSDPFISAIEVLYLDDSLYNSTDFGKYALVTLARHSFGSHDTIIFPDDKFNRHWYPLLDENPVVTSHAPVTPSTFWNMPPEKVFENSVTASRGKTLVVNWPPFALPKTYYYLALYFQENRTPSPYSWRVFDVLVNGAKFFSNLNVTTSGVTVYSTTWPLEGETKITLIPAINSPVGPVVAAGELFQLLPLAGLTLTRDVAVMDDLRKSFNKKPQDWHGDPCLPKDKSWTGVTCSNGTNTRIISLNLTNAGIAGSLPPSISKLTALNHLWLGSNELTGQIPDLSSLINLETQHLENNQLQGSIPETLGHLPKLREVFLQNNHLKGSIPQSLRNKNSINLKISPGNEVSS from the exons atGTCCACTTGCATTTTCCTCCTTTGGCTTGTTAGCATTCCTCTAACAATTCATGCCACCATCAATGTTGATCAACCCCATG GTTTCCTCTTAAATTGCGGTGGAAGTGAAAAAATCAAACAAGATTCGCTTACATATGCACCAGATGATAACTATATAAAAACAGGAAATAAGTCAGAGATAAAGCAAGAAGGGCTAGTGCCATTATTATCCTCTGTTCGTTATTTCCCAGATGATGTAGAAAAGAAATTTTGCTATCATTTGCCAGTGAACAGAGGGAGGAAAATGCTGATAAAAACCATATATTATTATGGAGGTTTTGATGGAGGCAAAGAGCCACCAATATTTGATCAAATAATTGATGGTACAAAGTGGAATATTAATACATCGGCGGATTATGCAGAAGGCCTTAGCTCCTATTATGAGGTTATTATGGTTGCTCATAATAAGGTTTTGAGTATTTGTTTTGCTAAAAATGAGCATACAACTTCAGACCCTTTTATCTCAGCTATAGAAGTGTTGTATCTTGATGATTCCCTTTATAATTCTACTGACTTTGGGAAATATGCATTGGTCACTCTTGCTCGTCATAGCTTTGGATCTCATGATACCATAAT TTTTCCAGATGACAAATTCAATCGTCACTGGTATCCATTACTAGATGAAAATCCAGTTGTTACAAGCCATGCTCCTGTAACTCCTTCGACATTCTGGAATATGCCACCAGAGAAAGTGTTTGAAAACTCAGTGACAGCAAGCAGAGGGAAGACTCTTGTGGTAAATTGGCCACCATTTGCACTTCCAAAGACTTATTACTACCTTGCTTTGTACTTCCAAGAAAACAGAACCCCAAGTCCCTATAGCTGGAGAGTTTTTGATGTCTTAGTGAATGGAGCAAAATTCTTTAGCAACCTTAATGTCACAACCAGTGGTGTCACTGTTTATAGCACAACTTGGCCTCTTGAAGGGGAAACAAAAATTACATTGATTCCCGCGATTAATAGTCCTGTTGGTCCAGTGGTTGCCGCTGGTGAACTCTTCCAACTTTTGCCTCTTGCTGGATTAACTCTCACTAGagatg TGGCGGTGATGGACGATTTAAGGAAAAGCTTTAACAAAAAACCTCAAGATTGGCATGGTGATCCATGTCTTCCGAAGGACAAGTCATGGACCGGAGTTACATGCTCTAATGGCACGAACACACGAATCATCTCCCT GAATTTAACCAATGCTGGAATTGCTGGATCATTGCCACCAAGCATATCTAAATTAACTGCACTCAATCATTT GTGGCTTGGAAGCAATGAACTTACAGGTCAAATACCTGATTTAAGCTCATTGATAAACTTAGAAACTCA GCACTTGGAGAACAACCAGTTGCAAGGATCAATCCCTGAAACATTGGGACATCTACCTAAACTTCGAGAAGT GTTTCTCCAAAACAACCATCTCAAAGGGAGTATTCCACAAAGCCTAAGAAACAAGAATAGCATAAACCTAAA GATCTCTCCTGGAAATGAAGTATCAAGTTAG